From the genome of Vitis riparia cultivar Riparia Gloire de Montpellier isolate 1030 chromosome 2, EGFV_Vit.rip_1.0, whole genome shotgun sequence, one region includes:
- the LOC117905718 gene encoding UDP-N-acetylmuramoyl-L-alanyl-D-glutamate--2,6-diaminopimelate ligase MurE homolog, chloroplastic, translated as MALTFFSLTTPFMYPHSLCLKPSISQFKPLHGFFPIHRRLRFPAVVVSAGNFDPNPADDDPPEAPEDSAHGLFKFQQIQRQAARARKREEEQFKKDQSTFLNAIADVEDAPDNVDSIDAEGAGDDLFGEIDKAIAMKRKEFVKQGLLKPNPKKESVVPKEIAEGIEELEPDEVVDLEEINELRGLTVISEDLDDEDSEKLDDEESDSGNVNSGSSSHSSFDVDFDSFGESGVRIVEPKFRMSLAELLDESKVVPVSVYGDLEVEITGIQHDSRVVSSGDLFVCCVGRKTDGHLYLSEADKRGAVAVVASKEIDIEETLGCKALVIVEDTSLVLPALAAAFYGHPSKNMAVIGIVGTNGKTTTAYLIRAMYEAMGLRTGMLSTVAYYVHGKNKLEAPYTTPDAVLIQKLMAKMLHNGTEAVVMEASSHGLALGRCNEVDFDIAVFTNLTRDHMDFHESEEDYRNAKAKLFSRMVDPDRHRKIVNIDDPNAPFFIAQGNPDVPVVTFAMENKDADVHPLKFELSLFETQVLVQTPKGILEISSGLLGRHNIYNILAAVAVGIAVGAPLEDIVRGIEEIDAVPGRCELIDEEQAFGVIVDYAHTPDALSRLLDSVRELGARRIITVFGCAGESDRGKRPIMTKIATDKSDVVILTSDNPKNEDPLDILDDMLAGVGWTMHDYLKYGANDYYPPLPNGHRLFLHDIRRVAVRAAVAMGEEGDIVVVAGKGHETYQIEGDKKEFFDDREECREALQYVDELHQAGIDTSEFPWRLPESH; from the exons ATGGCTCTCACCTTCTTCTCCCTCACTACACCCTTTATGTATCCGCACTCTCTTTGTTTAAAACCCTCTATTTCGCAATTCAAACCGCTTCATGGTTTCTTTCCTATCCACCGCCGACTACGATTCCCGGCGGTAGTCGTTTCCGCAGGAAATTTTGACCCAAATCCTGCGGACGACGACCCACCCGAAGCCCCCGAAGATTCCGCGCATGGGCTGTTTAAGTTCCAGCAGATTCAGCGTCAAGCCGCTAGAGCACGAAAACGCGAAGAAGAGCAGTTCAAGAAGGACCAGTCCACCTTCCTCAACGCCATTGCGGATGTTGAAGACGCACCTGATAACGTTGATTCAATCGATGCCGAGGGTGCTGGGGACGATTTGTTTGGGGAGATTGATAAGGCCATTGCAATGAAACGGAAAGAATTCGTGAAGCAAGGGCTTTTGAAGCCTAACCCCAAGAAAGAGAGCGTGGTTCCCAAGGAGATCGCTGAGGGGATTGAAGAATTGGAGCCTGATGAGGTTGTTGACTTGGAGGAAATTAACGAGCTTCGAGGGCTCACTGTTATTTCAGAGGATTTGGATGATGAAGACTCGGAGAAGCTCGATGACGAGGAGAGTGATTCAGGTAATGTTAATAGTGGGTCGTCTTCACATTCGTCGTTTGATGTCGATTTCGATAGTTTTGGGGAATCTGGAGTGAGAATTGTGGAACCCAAGTTTAGAATGAGCTTAGCTGAGCTATTGGATGAGAGTAAAGTTGTACCCGTGTCGGTTTATGGTGATTTGGAGGTAGAGATTACAGGAATTCAACATGATTCGAGAGTGGTAAGTTCGGGGGATTTGTTTGTGTGTTGTGTTGGGAGGAAAACTGATGGCCATTTGTATTTGAGTGAGGCTGATAAGAGAGGGGCTGTTGCGGTGGTGGCAAGTAAAGAAATAGATATAGAGGAGACATTGGGGTGTAAAGCTCTGGTCATTGTGGAAGATACCAGTTTGGTTCTTCCTGCATTGGCTGCAGCCTTTTATGGACACCCATCGAAAAATATGGCTGTGATTGGTATAGTTGGGACAAATGGGAAGACGACCACGGCGTATTTGATAAGGGCCATGTATGAAGCCATGGGATTGAGAACCGGGATGTTGAGCACTGTAGCATATTATGTGCATGGAAAAAATAAGTTGGAAGCGCCATACACCACCCCGGATGCTGTTTTGATTCAGAAGTTGATGGCAAAGATGCTACATAATGGTACTGAAGCTGTTGTGATGGAAGCTTCATCCCATGGGCTAGCACTAGGGAGGTGCAATGAAGTCGATTTTGATATTGCAGTTTTCACTAATTTGACTAGGGATCATATGGATTTTCATGAGTCAGAGGAGGATTATAGGAATGCCAAGGCCAAACTATTTTCCAGAATGGTGGACCCTGATCGGCACAGGAAAATTGTTAACATCGATGACCCAAACGCACCTTTCTTTATAGCACAAGGGAACCCAGATGTACCCGTTGTGACCTTTGCAATGGAGAATAAGGACGCAGATGTTCATCCATTGAAGTTTGAACTCTCCCTGTTTGAGACCCAGGTTTTGGTCCAGACACCCAAGGGAATATTGGAGATTTCATCAGGATTGCTGGGGAGGCATAATATTTACAACATTCTGGCAGCTGTTGCAGTTGGGATTGCTGTTGGGGCGCCTTTGGAGGACATTGTTAGAGGTATTGAAGAGATAGATGCAGTTCCTGGTAGATGTGAGTTAATAGATGAGGAACAGGCATTTGGGGTGATTGTGGATTATGCGCATACTCCTGATGCCCTATCTAGATTACTGGACTCAGTCAGGGAGCTTGGAGCAAGGCGGATTATTACAG TTTTTGGTTGTGCTGGTGAGAGTGATAGAGGGAAGCGGCCCATAATGACGAAGATTGCAACGGATAAAAGTGATGTGGTTATTCTGACCTCCGACAATCCAAAGAATGAAGATCCAT tGGACATCTTGGATGATATGTTGGCTGGCGTGGGATGGACAATGCACGATTACTTGAAATATGGGGCAAATGATTACTACCCGCCTCTTCCAAATGGTCATAGGCTTTTCTTGCATGATATTAGACGGGTAGCTGTTCGTGCAGCTGTTGCCATGGGCGAGGAAGGTGATATTGTT GTGGTTGCTGGAAAAGGTCATGAGACATATCAGATAGAAGGTGACAAAAAGGAGTTCTTTGATGATCGGGAGGAATGCCGTGAAGCATTGCAGTATGTTGATGAGCTTCATCAAGCTGGAATAGACACTAGTGAATTTCCATGGCG